The region GCCTTCCATTTTTAGTTCCTGCGCTTCCTCGAGAGAGCCCGCTCCCGAGCCCACTAAAAGTGATTTGAACCCGCAGTTATTGGCAAATATGATATCCGAACTTAATCTTACAGAGAAAATGATCGAATTATTAAAATCAACCAATCACTCAAATTGCATCACTTACCGATCCCCAATGACGAGGGTCTTCTCCGGCTTGAGGACTCCGGACTGCCTCAGCTTATACACCATTTGAGGATTGGGCTTGCCCATGATGAGGGGCTTCCGGTTGCTGCTTTTTTCAATGGCAGCCACCATAGCCGCGGCACCCACAGTCACACGCTTTTCGCACACAGGGTAGATGGTATCCATGCAAGTCCCCAGAAACATAACCTTGGGGTTGAGCAGATAGGTGCAGGCCACGACGATCTTGGACACGTTGAAGCTCTTGTCTCTGCCGACCACCACAGCTCCCACATCCGAATCGACTATTAAATTCCGGGCAAATTGCCCCATCTTACGTTCTTCTGCCTCCTGATCTATGGTAACGGATTGGATGCCAGCCTTCTGGAGCTCTTCTTGGATTCCTGTCTCGCCTACGACTAGAACTTTCTTTTTGAACTTTTTGACCACCAGATAGTTGGATATGCATGCCGCTGAGGTGAGAATTTCCTGTTCCCCTACTTTGAGACCGAGACACATGGCCTTCTGCGCCATATCGCTGGCTACCATACTGGAATCGTTGGTCACTAAGAAGCAGCGCTTCCCCTTGTTCCTAGTGGCATTGAAGGTTTCCACAGATCCTTTGATGGGGTCGTCAAAGTTCCACAGTACTCCGTCTGTCCCAAAGAGTACGGTCTCAATGGAGCCCAGCCACTGGAGCACCTCCTGCTTTGGTATTTCGGCTAGGAGGGTGCAGCTTCGCTTAAACATTGCTCTGGGATCAGTAATTTAGAGGGTCTTGAACGAAAAATTTGGCACTATACTAAAAAAACAATGTCAAAAGTAAAAAGATCAGAAAATATCTTAGCAGTTAAGCATACGGATATAATTAGAAAACTACAATGAGAATACTAGATTCAATGTTTTCGATGTCGTTTTCACTTCAAAATTTGTTCACTTTATTATAACTAAGCATATGAGGATATCTGCCATTGATTTACTAATTTTGATAATACGATAGGTAGGTTTTTCACCTTATTCTGCTCTGACTGTACTTTGCTGAGTTTGGTGATAGTTCAGACGtgattaaataaaaactttcTCGATATACTTATCTAAACTACAACACCACTAGATCGCATTTTGCAAATTGCTTGTGCTATtcatgaaaatgcaaaaattccAGTGATAAGTCACCACACGTTCCCTACATATCCAGAGCATGCGTTCTCCGAAGCGGCAGTCCAGCCAGCATTAGCTTTTATGACTCCAAACGTGACAGACGCGATTCAGAAGATAACACTGCCTCGGAGGTGTTTGCACATATGAAATCAGCATTTTGGGGAGTGAGTGATAGTGAGTGGTATGGGCATCTGCAATTACATTTTGGCACATTTTGCGGTACACAAGAGGGCTACAAGAAGTGTAAAACCCTTTGGGGTGAATTGAAACCACCCCCCTGTAAGAATACAAGTTCTACCGTAGGGACAAGCAAGAATCCGCCCTTCCCCAACTTGGAAAACATCATGAGAGAAACGTGTGATGTACATAAAGATAGAACTGGCCAACAGAGATAATATTGCACTCATAAAGAtggaaataaaatttaaatttagccGTACATTGTCCCCAGTAGAGTACATAGGTAATCTCTCCCTTACGAGCCAGGAAGACTATATAAAATCCAGTCATTAGCTAGATATCACGTTAGTTGCCCACATTTCACAATCCAAATCACACTTGGAAGATGCGCGTCCAGCAAATACAGATGGTCCTTGCTGTTCTGGCCCTGTCTGGGGTAGTCCAAGTCCAAGGTGGGGTCCAAGAAGTCCACAACGTGTATGAACTCTCAGGGCAGATCGCGCACAAGGCCAGATTCTCCACAGACGTGGCCGAAGACAAGTACACGCCCCCGGAGGAGATGGATCCGCAGTTCTGGTACGACCTGGCCAACGAGGAGATCAACAAGCGCCTTGCGCTGCCGAAACTCGACACGAAAATGGCCAAGAATGTGATCATGTTCCTGGGAGACGGCATGCCTTTGACCACAGTGACGGCGGCAAGGATCCTGAAGGGTCAGCGCCAGGGCAAGACCGGCGAGGAGTCGTCGCTGAGCTTCGAGAAGTTCCCACATACGGGTCTTAGTCGGGTGAGTACCAGCTTCTGTCCACATCGTTCACAGCTTTAACAGAACACACTTTAGACCTACTGCTCCAATGCCCAAGTGCCCGATTCCGCCTGCACGGCCACTGCCTATCTATGTGGCGTCAAAACCAATATAATCAACATCGGAGTCAGCGCCGCCGTAAACTTTAACAACTGCACAGCGAGTCAGGATCCAGCTAACCGCCTCACCTCCATTGCGGAGTGGGCTCAGAACGCTGGCAAGGC is a window of Drosophila pseudoobscura strain MV-25-SWS-2005 chromosome 3, UCI_Dpse_MV25, whole genome shotgun sequence DNA encoding:
- the LOC6898820 gene encoding phosphoglycolate phosphatase 1A, chloroplastic — encoded protein: MFKRSCTLLAEIPKQEVLQWLGSIETVLFGTDGVLWNFDDPIKGSVETFNATRNKGKRCFLVTNDSSMVASDMAQKAMCLGLKVGEQEILTSAACISNYLVVKKFKKKVLVVGETGIQEELQKAGIQSVTIDQEAEERKMGQFARNLIVDSDVGAVVVGRDKSFNVSKIVVACTYLLNPKVMFLGTCMDTIYPVCEKRVTVGAAAMVAAIEKSSNRKPLIMGKPNPQMVYKLRQSGVLKPEKTLVIGDRLSSDIIFANNCGFKSLLVGSGAGSLEEAQELKMEGNEKKLMMVPDTFLPSLGHLMEYLCEDEKIKETDEGKAEKKRVDNKGNEAKAA